A genomic segment from Juglans regia cultivar Chandler chromosome 14, Walnut 2.0, whole genome shotgun sequence encodes:
- the LOC108993962 gene encoding receptor-like protein kinase HERK 1 produces the protein MGSRKHELLIWVLSILSLTCFSSGFNPVDSYLVNCGSSTNTSIGDRVFVADNLASNLLSTPQDILAETSSKPFTFSEDSALYQTARVFTGSSKYTFSIRQSGRLWIRLYFYPFVYNTYNMSAAKFSVSTQDHVLLSNFGVKNTSILKEFSLNVTSNILVITFTPLDNSIAFLNAIEVVSVPDGLINTNDADTVNSPTRFHGLLPLALETVWRVNMGGPKVTFDNDTLWRTWVPDQSFLLQENFAKNISNIAAVRYVDGGATEDIAPPTVYGTATEMNSSGDPNSNFNISWEFNVDPGFQYLVRFHFCDIVSKGLHELYFNVYIDSWVVLRDVDLTTYSFNTLGAAFYMDFVTSSAVSRKLRVSIGPSTLSDTYPNAILNGLEIMKMNNSMGSLSAAASMIIPSDSSSKKNVGVIVGVSIGAFITVVLAVILFVLCRKGKKLALQRNSKTWVPITINGGNSQSMGSKYSGGTTASAISNYGYRIPFAAVQEATNNFDESWVIGIGGFGKVYKGVLSNGTKVAVKRGNPRSQQGLAEFQTEIEMLSQFRHRHLVSLIGYCDEKNEMILVYEYMENGTLKSHLYGSGLPNLSWKQRLEICIGSARGLHYLHTGYAKAVIHRDVKSANILLDENLMAKVADFGLSKTGPEIDQTHVSTAVKGSFGYLDPEYFRRQQLTEKSDVYSFGVVLFEVLCARPVIDPSLPREMVNLAEWAMKWQNRGQLEQIIDSTLVGKVRPDSLRKFGETAEKCLADFGVDRPAMGDVLWNLEYALQLQEAVTDGDPEENSTNMIGELSPQVNNFSGSSTNVSATQFGVSVVDDLSGVSMSRVFSQLVKSEGR, from the coding sequence ATGGGTAGCAGAAAACACGAGTTGTTAATCTGGGTTTTATCAATTTTGTCCCTGACATGCTTTTCAAGTGGATTTAATCCTGTAGACAGTTACCTAGTAAACTGTGGATCATCCACCAATACTTCAATAGGTGACCGTGTGTTCGTTGCCGATAACTTGGCTTCAAATTTGCTGTCAACCCCTCAAGATATTCTTGCCGAAACCTCTTCAAAACCATTCACTTTCTCTGAAGATTCAGCGCTGTATCAGACAGCAAGAGTCTTTACTGGATCCTCAAAATACACGTTTTCGATCCGCCAGAGTGGGAGGCTGTGGATCCGCCTCTATTTCTACCCATTCGTATATAATACTTACAATATGAGTGCGGCAAAATTTTCTGTTTCAACTCAAGACCATGTCCTTCTGAGCAATTTCGGTGTTAAAAACACTTCTATCCTCAAAGAATTTTCATTAAATGTGACATCAAACATACTTGTAATCACCTTCACACCTTTGGACAATTCAATCGCTTTCTTAAATGCCATAGAAGTGGTTTCGGTCCCTGATGGGCTTATTAATACCAATGATGCCGACACTGTTAATTCGCCAACAAGGTTCCATGGGTTGTTGCCTCTAGCACTTGAGACGGTATGGAGGGTGAACATGGGTGGACCAAAAGTCACCTTTGATAATGATACACTTTGGCGAACTTGGGTTCCAGATCAAAGTTttttactacaagaaaactttgccaaaaatatctcaaatattgCAGCTGTTCGGTACGTTGACGGTGGGGCAACAGAAGATATAGCTCCACCCACTGTCTATGGTACTGCCACAGAGATGAACTCATCAGGTGATCCTAACAGCAACTTCAATATTAGCTGGGAGTTCAATGTGGATCCGGGATTTCAGTACCTTGTTCGGTTTCACTTTTGTGATATTGTAAGTAAAGGTCTTCACGAGCTCTACTTCAATGTTTACATCGACTCATGGGTTGTTCTTAGGGACGTTGATCTGACTACTTATTCCTTCAACACCTTGGGTGCTGCATTTTATATGGATTTTGTTACATCGTCAGCTGTTAGCAGAAAGCTCCGTGTAAGTATTGGCCCATCTACTCTAAGTGATACTTACCCCAATGCGATCCTAAATGGGCTGGAGATCATGAAAATGAACAATTCTATGGGCAGTCTGAGTGCAGCAGCCTCTATGATTATTCCTTCAGATTCAAGTTCAAAGAAAAATGTTGGTGTGATAGTAGGTGTAAGCATTGGGGCCTTCATTACAGTTGTATTAGCTGTAATTCTCTTTGTGTTGTGccgaaaaggaaaaaaactggCGCTTCAAAGAAATTCAAAGACATGGGTTCCGATAACCATCAATGGAGGAAATTCTCAATCCATGGGAAGTAAATACTCTGGTGGAACGACTGCTAGTGCTATTTCTAACTATGGCTATCGCATTCCTTTTGCAGCAGTTCAAGAAGCTACAAACAACTTTGATGAGAGTTGGGTTATTGGGATTGGTGGTTTCGGGAAAGTGTACAAAGGCGTTTTAAGCAATGGTACGAAAGTGGCAGTTAAGAGAGGAAATCCTCGGTCCCAACAGGGACTTGCAGAGTTTCAAACTGAAATCGAGATGCTGTCTCAGTTCCGCCATCGCCATCTTGTTTCGTTGATTGGATACTGTGACGAAAAGAATGAGATGATCTTGGTTTATGAATATATGGAGAATGGGACCCTCAAGAGTCATCTTTACGGTTCAGGTCTTCCCAACTTGAGTTGGAAGCAGAGGCTTGAGATATGCATTGGATCAGCTCGAGGACTCCATTACCTCCACACAGGATATGCAAAAGCAGTTATTCACCGCGATGTAAAGTCTGCTAATATCTTGCTTGATGAGAATCTCATGGCAAAAGTTGCTGATTTTGGGCTCTCAAAGACAGGACCTGAAATTGACCAGACTCATGTCAGTACAGCAGTGAAAGGAAGTTTTGGGTATCTTGATCCAGAATATTTCAGAAGGCAACAACTGACGGAGAAGTCAGATGTGTATTCATTTGGTGTGGTTTTATTTGAAGTTCTTTGTGCAAGGCCTGTGATAGATCCATCCCTTCCAAGGGAAATGGTGAACTTAGCTGAATGGGCAATGAAATGGCAAAATAGAGGGCAGTTGGAACAGATAATAGATTCTACTCTAGTGGGAAAAGTTAGACCAGATTCTCTAAGGAAGTTTGGAGAGACTGCTGAGAAATGCTTGGCTGACTTTGGTGTTGATAGGCCCGCTATGGGAGATGTCTTATGGAATCTCGAATATGCTCTTCAACTTCAAGAGGCAGTTACTGATGGTGATCCTGAAGAAAACAGTACTAATATGATTGGTGAACTCTCTCCACAAGTGAACAATTTCAGTGGCAGCAGTACTAATGTTTCTGCTACCCAGTTTGGTGTGTCAGTCGTGGATGATCTTTCAGGTGTTTCCATGAGTAGGGTGTTCTCACAGCTGGTGAAGTCTGAGGGTAGGTGA